The following are encoded together in the Candidatus Methylomirabilis oxygeniifera genome:
- a CDS encoding protein of unknown function (Evidence 5 : No homology to any previously reported sequences) — protein MLEDFSDRGRTMLAEKLEELEGRVRLAVTLATKLKGEKVVLERQVDELQAVVRAQAEQVGALEAARKKDQEQLVHMQEEREEIRLKVDRLLEEIARIETSVESGA, from the coding sequence ATGCTGGAGGATTTTTCCGATCGGGGCCGGACGATGCTTGCTGAAAAACTGGAGGAACTGGAAGGTCGAGTAAGGTTAGCGGTTACGCTCGCGACGAAGCTCAAAGGAGAGAAGGTGGTTCTGGAGCGGCAGGTAGACGAGCTGCAGGCTGTGGTCAGGGCGCAAGCAGAGCAGGTGGGGGCGCTCGAGGCCGCACGTAAGAAGGATCAGGAGCAGCTCGTTCACATGCAGGAGGAACGTGAGGAGATTCGACTGAAGGTAGATCGCTTGCTGGAGGAGATCGCTCGGATTGAGACCTCCGTTGAATCCGGGGCGTGA
- a CDS encoding Metallo-phosphoesterase (Evidence 2a : Function of homologous gene experimentally demonstrated in an other organism; Product type e : enzyme) gives MRILFIGDIIGKPGREIVASVLPRLTEEQKIDLVIANGENLAGGFGVTGAMAQELFVLGVDLLTSGNHVWDKKEVEEYIAKEERLLRPANYPDPAPGRGSLVVDKGGCLVGVLNLQGRAFMPALDCPFRVGDREIGRLRRETTLIFVDFHGEATAEKQAFAWYVDGRVSAMIGSHTHVQTADERILPGGTALLTDVGMTGGHDSVIGMGIEAPIAKFLSGLPKQYRPATGAPRLCGVVVEIDERTGRSTSILRIQREP, from the coding sequence ATGCGGATACTCTTCATTGGTGACATTATCGGCAAGCCCGGTCGTGAGATTGTGGCGTCCGTATTGCCGCGCCTGACCGAGGAGCAGAAGATCGACCTCGTCATTGCGAACGGCGAAAACCTGGCCGGTGGCTTCGGTGTCACCGGCGCAATGGCGCAAGAGCTGTTTGTGCTTGGCGTCGATCTCCTGACCTCAGGGAACCACGTCTGGGATAAGAAGGAGGTCGAGGAGTATATCGCAAAGGAGGAGCGGCTCCTGCGACCGGCCAACTACCCCGATCCGGCGCCGGGCAGGGGAAGCCTGGTGGTGGACAAAGGCGGCTGTCTCGTCGGCGTGCTCAATCTGCAGGGGCGGGCATTTATGCCTGCGCTTGATTGTCCGTTCCGAGTAGGTGACCGTGAGATAGGCCGGCTGCGTCGAGAGACCACGCTGATCTTCGTCGATTTTCATGGCGAGGCGACGGCGGAGAAACAGGCCTTTGCCTGGTACGTCGACGGGCGGGTATCGGCGATGATCGGCTCTCACACGCATGTCCAGACCGCTGATGAGCGGATCCTTCCAGGAGGGACGGCGCTTCTCACTGATGTCGGGATGACGGGTGGGCACGACTCGGTCATCGGGATGGGTATTGAGGCGCCGATCGCGAAGTTTCTCTCCGGTCTTCCGAAGCAGTACCGACCCGCTACCGGGGCGCCTCGATTGTGCGGAGTCGTGGTGGAGATCGACGAACGGACAGGTCGCTCCACCTCAATCCTTCGGATTCAACGGGAGCCCTGA
- a CDS encoding conserved protein of unknown function (Evidence 4 : Homologs of previously reported genes of unknown function), whose amino-acid sequence MAIGLDQLAIVLVVAVASVIVGYLLRKQVVESKVAEAETLAKRILTEAEKEAETKVRGAELEAKELAIQAKADLERETKSRRQEIDSAQRQLNQKEEVLERRLEQLERRDRELDSQARDLGNREQAAAEKETRCAQLMDDAQRQLERISGLTAEEARKILLQNLEQDARIESIALFKRLEDEARATADAKAKEILTIAVDKCASEFIMESTVSVVDLPNDEMKGRIIGREGRNIRAFERATGIDVIVDDTPEAVILSGFDPIRRAIAKESLQRLITDGRIHPARIEEIVEKVKGEIDDDIRKTGERTTFEVGISNLHPELVRLVGRLKYRTSYSQNQLQHTIEVAQLAGVMAAELGLDVRIAKRAGLLHDIGKSADVNMEGTHVSISAELAKKYGEHARVVNAIAAHHEDVEITCLEAVVLQIADTLSAARPGARRELLESYVKRLEGLEKIANSFAGVSKTYAVQAGREVRIIVESGEVSDVQAYQLARDIAKRIEEELQYPGHIKVTVIRETRAVEYAK is encoded by the coding sequence TTGGCAATTGGACTTGATCAGCTAGCGATCGTTCTGGTCGTGGCGGTTGCAAGTGTTATCGTCGGATACCTGCTTAGAAAACAGGTCGTTGAAAGTAAGGTCGCCGAAGCAGAGACCTTGGCTAAGCGCATCCTGACCGAGGCCGAGAAAGAGGCGGAAACGAAGGTTCGCGGGGCTGAGCTTGAGGCCAAGGAACTTGCTATTCAAGCAAAGGCCGACCTGGAGCGGGAAACCAAGAGTCGTCGCCAGGAGATCGACAGCGCGCAGCGCCAGTTGAACCAGAAGGAAGAGGTCCTCGAACGAAGGCTGGAGCAGTTGGAACGACGGGACCGTGAACTGGATTCACAGGCCAGAGATCTCGGCAACAGGGAGCAGGCTGCCGCCGAGAAAGAGACCCGGTGCGCTCAGTTGATGGATGATGCGCAGCGACAACTGGAGCGTATCTCGGGACTCACCGCCGAAGAGGCCAGGAAGATTCTGCTCCAGAATCTGGAACAGGACGCGAGAATCGAGTCGATTGCCTTATTCAAACGGCTTGAGGATGAGGCGCGGGCGACGGCAGACGCGAAGGCGAAAGAGATCCTGACTATTGCCGTCGATAAGTGCGCGTCGGAGTTCATCATGGAGTCAACGGTCTCTGTGGTGGATCTGCCGAACGATGAGATGAAGGGCCGGATCATCGGTCGGGAGGGACGCAACATCCGGGCTTTTGAGCGAGCAACGGGGATTGATGTGATCGTAGATGATACCCCCGAGGCAGTGATCCTGTCCGGCTTCGATCCGATCCGGCGAGCGATCGCCAAGGAGTCACTGCAACGCCTTATCACGGATGGGAGGATTCATCCGGCGCGCATCGAAGAAATAGTGGAGAAGGTGAAGGGCGAGATCGATGACGACATCAGGAAAACCGGTGAACGAACGACCTTCGAGGTGGGGATCAGCAACCTCCACCCCGAATTGGTGCGCCTGGTCGGGCGACTCAAGTACCGGACCAGCTATTCGCAGAATCAGCTTCAGCATACGATAGAGGTCGCACAACTGGCCGGCGTCATGGCGGCTGAGTTGGGCCTCGATGTCAGGATTGCCAAGCGGGCTGGTTTACTCCACGATATCGGGAAGTCGGCCGACGTCAACATGGAAGGAACTCATGTCTCCATTTCTGCTGAGTTGGCCAAGAAGTACGGCGAGCACGCGAGGGTGGTGAACGCGATTGCCGCCCATCATGAGGACGTAGAGATCACCTGTCTGGAGGCCGTCGTGCTTCAGATTGCCGATACGCTTTCGGCGGCCAGGCCCGGGGCCAGACGTGAACTGTTGGAAAGCTACGTCAAACGGCTGGAAGGCTTGGAGAAGATCGCGAACTCCTTTGCCGGCGTGAGCAAGACCTATGCGGTTCAAGCCGGACGTGAGGTGCGTATCATTGTTGAAAGCGGTGAGGTATCGGATGTACAGGCATATCAGCTTGCGCGGGATATCGCAAAGCGAATTGAAGAGGAGCTACAGTACCCCGGTCATATCAAGGTGACCGTGATCCGCGAGACCAGGGCCGTGGAGTACGCGAAATAG
- a CDS encoding conserved protein of unknown function (Evidence 4 : Homologs of previously reported genes of unknown function), whose product MIQTRSSDPAEVIVDRQERSLIITWRDEHRSVYRFDDLRRDCPCASCSDARSKRLNSRELLVLSGPVLKPGEVQITSYRPVGWYALNFTWSDGHDTGIYTYESLRVNCPCEQCVGAEAAQ is encoded by the coding sequence ATGATACAGACGCGATCGTCTGATCCGGCCGAGGTGATCGTTGACCGGCAGGAGCGGAGCCTGATCATTACATGGCGCGACGAACATCGCAGCGTATACCGGTTCGATGATCTTCGGCGCGACTGCCCATGCGCCTCTTGCAGTGATGCGAGGAGCAAGAGGCTCAACAGTAGAGAGCTCCTGGTTCTCAGCGGTCCGGTCCTGAAGCCTGGCGAGGTGCAGATTACCAGCTATCGCCCTGTGGGTTGGTACGCGCTGAACTTTACCTGGAGCGATGGGCACGACACCGGCATCTATACGTATGAATCTCTACGGGTGAACTGCCCCTGTGAACAATGCGTCGGCGCCGAAGCAGCGCAGTAG
- the folD gene encoding bifunctional: 5,10-methylene-tetrahydrofolate dehydrogenase; 5,10-methenyl-tetrahydrofolate cyclohydrolase (folD) (Evidence 2a : Function of homologous gene experimentally demonstrated in an other organism; Product type e : enzyme), translating to MSARLIDGKAIAAEIRREVRLDIAAMAAQTGVVPCLAAILVGNDPASATYVQNKARACKEVGITSVRIDLPADLPEAWLLQEITRLNSDPTVHAILVQLPLPAHISEKRVLETILPEKDVDGFHPANLGGLLVGKPLFVASTPLGILELLNRSNVGIEGKHAVIVGWSVVVGKPTAFLLLQHHATVTICHIKTRDLAAHTRQADILVVAAGKPGLVTGSMVKDGAVVIDVGVNRLTDGRVVGDVDFPEVAEKASLITPVPGGVGPMTVAMLLKNTVDACRRKWGESCG from the coding sequence ATGTCCGCACGACTCATCGACGGCAAGGCTATTGCGGCGGAGATTCGGCGGGAAGTCCGACTCGACATCGCGGCAATGGCTGCGCAGACCGGAGTGGTGCCCTGCCTGGCGGCGATCCTGGTCGGGAATGACCCGGCTTCGGCAACCTACGTGCAGAATAAGGCCAGAGCGTGTAAGGAAGTCGGGATTACCTCGGTGCGCATCGATCTGCCGGCCGATCTTCCGGAAGCGTGGCTTCTTCAGGAAATCACGCGCCTGAACAGCGACCCTACCGTGCACGCTATTCTCGTCCAGCTTCCGCTTCCGGCCCACATCAGCGAAAAGCGAGTCCTGGAAACGATCCTCCCGGAAAAGGATGTGGACGGATTTCACCCCGCGAACCTCGGCGGATTGCTCGTCGGGAAACCCCTCTTTGTGGCGTCTACGCCGCTTGGTATTCTTGAACTGCTGAATCGATCGAATGTGGGTATCGAGGGGAAGCATGCCGTCATTGTCGGCTGGAGTGTGGTGGTCGGCAAACCGACGGCGTTTCTGCTGCTGCAACACCACGCGACCGTCACCATCTGCCACATTAAGACCCGCGATCTTGCCGCTCATACCAGACAGGCCGACATCCTGGTTGTGGCGGCAGGGAAACCGGGTTTAGTGACCGGCTCGATGGTGAAAGATGGAGCCGTGGTGATCGATGTCGGTGTGAATCGCCTGACGGACGGCAGGGTGGTGGGGGATGTGGACTTTCCGGAGGTCGCGGAAAAGGCCTCGCTGATCACGCCCGTGCCGGGCGGCGTCGGCCCGATGACGGTCGCCATGCTCTTAAAGAATACGGTGGATGCCTGTCGGCGAAAGTGGGGTGAAAGTTGTGGCTGA
- a CDS encoding protein of unknown function (Evidence 5 : No homology to any previously reported sequences) yields the protein MEQLVSVVIRGEQYTIRAAEDPSYVREVAAYVDAKLDGVVKRFQSLPPTKAIVLASLDIADELFKAETERERSERLIAVKLGTLSELLRTALEEGVSGPQGVDQKSEASGA from the coding sequence ATGGAGCAACTGGTGAGCGTCGTCATTCGAGGGGAGCAGTACACGATCCGTGCTGCAGAAGATCCCTCGTATGTCCGAGAGGTTGCGGCGTATGTCGACGCGAAACTGGATGGAGTTGTCAAGAGATTCCAGTCGCTCCCACCCACCAAGGCGATCGTGTTGGCCTCACTCGATATTGCGGATGAGCTTTTTAAGGCAGAGACGGAGCGAGAGCGGTCCGAGAGATTGATCGCGGTGAAGTTGGGTACACTGTCAGAGCTGTTGAGAACCGCCCTCGAAGAGGGAGTGAGCGGTCCTCAGGGCGTTGATCAGAAATCCGAAGCCAGTGGAGCATAG
- a CDS encoding protein of unknown function (Evidence 5 : No homology to any previously reported sequences): MADESERKDSEPIPTNTEESEPPLLTKEEAIAEVKRWIERYKIDQNQVFVRIGEMVIRYGDLIPHLEQGTDEGQLLLRAISRGRVVRQQRVFPGGIDRVQG, encoded by the coding sequence GTGGCTGACGAGTCGGAGCGTAAGGATAGCGAGCCAATCCCGACCAATACTGAGGAGAGTGAGCCCCCGCTATTGACGAAGGAGGAGGCTATCGCTGAGGTGAAGCGGTGGATTGAGCGGTACAAGATCGACCAAAATCAGGTGTTCGTGAGGATAGGAGAGATGGTGATCCGCTATGGAGACCTGATCCCTCACCTCGAACAGGGGACCGATGAGGGGCAGTTGCTCCTCCGGGCGATCTCTCGAGGTCGAGTAGTCAGACAACAGCGTGTATTTCCCGGCGGTATAGATAGAGTTCAGGGCTAG
- a CDS encoding putative alcohol dehydrogenase (Evidence 3 : Function proposed based on presence of conserved amino acid motif, structural feature or limited homology), translated as MNNASAPKQRSSDRMKAIRLLETGVVELTELPIPSVGPGELLLEMRACGLCGSDLGKIFGGTPLKPPVPLGHELVGVVKAVGEGMQRFALGDRLAIAHHVPCGRCRYCRHGNDSMCPQFKATNIDPGGFAEYVRIPALHVAQTAFALPERLPDDVGIFMEPLACALRAVKRSDVQAGDQIVVVGAGGMGLLVAQAVAVFGARPICVDIREERLELARTLDIETTLNVAGADPRSALRSVTEEDGIDGAILTAVNASMVEAALGALRAGGTINLFADAGEAGRMTIDLGIFYRRELSLTATYSSTPVELKEAIRLLASRRIRTAPLISHRFDLSRFAEGARLQREGQATKIVFYAHGAGAA; from the coding sequence GTGAACAATGCGTCGGCGCCGAAGCAGCGCAGTAGCGATCGGATGAAAGCGATTCGTCTGCTGGAAACCGGGGTCGTTGAGCTGACGGAGCTGCCGATTCCATCCGTCGGACCGGGGGAACTGCTGCTGGAGATGCGGGCATGCGGCCTGTGCGGTTCCGACTTGGGGAAGATCTTTGGTGGGACGCCGTTGAAGCCGCCTGTTCCGCTGGGCCACGAGCTGGTAGGGGTGGTCAAGGCGGTTGGCGAGGGGATGCAGCGATTTGCCCTCGGTGATCGTCTGGCCATTGCGCACCATGTTCCGTGTGGCCGGTGCCGTTACTGTCGCCACGGCAACGACTCGATGTGCCCCCAGTTCAAAGCGACCAACATCGATCCGGGCGGTTTCGCCGAGTATGTCCGAATTCCAGCCCTGCATGTCGCGCAGACGGCTTTTGCGCTTCCTGAGAGACTCCCGGACGACGTCGGCATCTTTATGGAGCCGTTGGCCTGCGCATTGCGGGCGGTGAAGCGATCCGATGTGCAGGCTGGAGATCAGATCGTGGTGGTCGGCGCGGGAGGTATGGGGTTGCTGGTCGCGCAGGCCGTTGCCGTATTCGGCGCGAGGCCGATCTGTGTGGATATTCGCGAGGAGCGCCTGGAATTGGCTCGAACGCTCGACATTGAGACGACCCTGAATGTGGCCGGCGCGGATCCGCGAAGCGCGCTTCGCTCGGTCACTGAAGAGGACGGGATCGATGGGGCTATTCTGACTGCGGTCAACGCGTCGATGGTGGAAGCGGCGCTGGGCGCCCTACGAGCCGGCGGAACGATCAACCTGTTTGCCGATGCCGGTGAGGCCGGACGCATGACGATCGATCTTGGTATCTTTTACCGACGGGAGCTGTCTCTTACGGCAACCTATTCGTCTACGCCGGTGGAACTGAAAGAAGCGATTCGACTCCTGGCCTCCAGACGGATCCGGACCGCCCCCCTTATCAGCCATCGCTTCGACCTGAGTCGGTTCGCTGAGGGCGCACGCCTCCAGCGAGAAGGGCAGGCCACTAAGATCGTGT